AATCCAAAAGTGTCATGAAGGAAAAAGAGTTTGTCGCCGCTTATAACTTTTTCATTTCTCTTTTTTATCTCAGCAATCACTTCTTCCCATTTGCCAATTGCCCTTTTAAGAGTGTAAAGAAATCTTTCTTCTTCCTCTTTAATAATCAGAGGAACTTTGTTTATTCCTTCTTTTAATTCGGGATAAAAAAGAGAATAGTTATAAATAATTTCACTGGGCAGTTGATACAAAAAGGGCTTTTCCGGAAATTCTTTTAAAATTTTGTAATATAAAACTAAAACACGCCTCAAAAGTAATCTCAAAACATAACCTCTTTCTTCATTACTGGGCAGAACCCCATCACAAATGGCAAAGGTTAATGCCCGTAAATGGTCACTGGCAGCATAGAAAAAACTTTTATTTTCCTCATTTTTCTCAATACCCAATATTTTTTCTAATTTCTTTATAATAAAATCAAAAAGATCTGTTTCAAAAATTGTCTTTTTATTTTGGATAACCATTGCCAATCTTTCTAATCCCATTCCAGTATCAATACCTCGATTTTTGAGGGGTAACCTTCTTCCATCTGGTTGTTGATCATACATCGGAAAAACAATATTATAAAGTTCTAAAAATCGGTCACAAGAACAACCAGGACCACAACTCTCTTTTTGACAACCAAACCTTTCTCCTAGATCATAATATATCTCCGAAGAAGGACCGCAAGCACCAACGCCACCGGCCGGACCCCAAAAATTATCCTCTTCGCCTAATCGATATATCCTCTTTTCTTCTAAACCAATTATTTTGTGCCAGATATCATAAGCCTCATCATCTTCTCGGAAAACTGAAACATATAATCTTTTTTTATCCAATTTTAAAACTTCTGTTAAATACTCCCATGCCCAAATCAATGCCTCTTTTTTGAAATAATCACCAAAGGAGAAATTACCAAGCATTTCAAAAAAAGTACAGTATTTCGGTGAAAAACCAACTTTCTCTAAATCGGTCAATCTTAAACATTTTTGACAAGAAGCTGCTCTTTTATAAGGCAAAGGTTTTGTACCGGCATAGAATGGCTTAAATTGAACCATACCCGCAGTAGTAAAAAGCAAAGTCGGATCATCTTTGGGTACTAAGGAAGAAGAGGGAACAATTATATGATCCCTTTCTTTATAAAAACTTAAAAAACTTATCCTTAATTCTTGCGCTTTCATTTAGGAAATTTCTTTATTTCTTTTTATTTTAATTAGCCAGTCACCTCTTCTAAAACTTTCTCAATGGTTCGATTAGTAAAACCGCGCCTTAAAAGAAGTTCTTTTAATCTACTTTTTAAGTAGTTTTTAGGATTACCAGTAATTTTATTTTTCTCTTTTTTCTTTTCCAATTGTTTTTTAATTTTTGGTAAATATTTCTCTACCAATTCCCGCGCTGGAACTTCTTCGGAAACTTCTAAAAGATATTCATCGATCGCTTTCTCCTCAACTCCTTTTCGGAGAAGTTCTTGCTTGATTGCTACTTTTCCTCTTTTTCGAAAAGAAAGAGAATGGGCAACATAATTTTTAATAAAATTTTTATCCGAAAGATAATCAAGTTCTTTTAAGTTATTTATCACCTGCTCCACTACATTTGCTGGATAACCTCTTTTTAAAAGTTTCTCTTTAAACTCATTTTCCGAATAATCTCTTCGGGATAAAAGTCGCAAAGAATAATCTTGTAATCTTTTTACTTGATCAGTTTCAATAATTTTTGTCAATTCTTCTTCGGTTATCTTATCGCCCACTTCTAAAGCAAATTTTCGAATAGTCGATTTTAAAAAAGTACCAACATTCTTTTTATCTAAAAAGAGAGTATAATAACGACCATTCTTTGATTCCTTTAATTGGGTTACGGTATACTCAGTCTTCTCTTTTTTCATTTTTATCCTCCTTTTTTTCTTTTAAAGATAATTCGTAAATTTTATCTTCTAATTCTTGGGAAATCTTAGGATTTCTACAAAGGAATTCAATTGCCTGCTCCCGCCCTTGGCCGAGTTTTGTTTCTCCATAGGAAAACCAAGCACCGCTTTTCTGAATAATCCCCAAGTTAACTCCTAAATCAATTATTTCTCCTTCCCGCAAAATTCCTTTGCCGTAAAGGATATCAAATTCTGCTTCTTTGAAGGGCGGTGCCAATTTATTCTTTACTACTTTTACCTTTGTGCGATTACCGATCGTCTCCTCTTCCTTCTTTATTGTACCAATTCTTCTAATCTCTAATCTTAGACTGGCATAAAATTTTAACGCTAAGCCACCAGGAGTAGTTTCCGGATTAGCAAACGCACCAACGCCTATTTTGTAACGAATCTGATTGGTAAAAATTGCGCAAGTCTGTGATTTGTGAATCACACCGGTAAGTTTTCTTAATGCTTGAGACATTAATCTTGCCTGAACACCAATTTGGGCATCTCCCATTTCACCTTCTACCTCGACCCGTGGCACCAAGGCAGCGACCGAATCGATTACAAAAACATCTAAGGCACCACTTCGTGTTAAAATCTCAGCAATCTCTAAGGCCTGTTCTCCAGTATCAGGTTGGGAGACATATAAATTTTCCAGTTCCACACCTAAATCTTTAGCATAAGAAGGGTCTAAAGCATGTTCAGTATCAATAAATGCACAAAGCCCGCCTCTTTTTTGAGCCTGAGCCACAATTGAAAGGGCTAAAGTAGTTTTACCACTTCCTTCAGGCCCAAAGATTTCTACCACCCTTCCTCGCGGTACTCCGCCAATACCGGTAGCAATATCTAAAGAAAGAGAACCGGTAGGAATTACATCAACCTCAACACTTACACCCTTCTCTCCCAATCTCATTATTGCGCCTTTGCCATAACTCTTTTCAATTTGGGCAAGAGCAACTTGAAGGGCTTTTAATTTTTCTTTTAGATTCTCCTTTTTCATTTACTCCTCCAAATTAATTTCACTTTAAATTTTACCAATTTTTTTTAAAATGTCAATATTAAGAGAATAGGGAGAAGAATTAAAAATTGATGGTTATCTGTTATTCAAATATTTATTTTGCCAAATAGACAAAGTCAATTTTTCTAAATTTTTGTCATAATTTACCATCTCTTCTATATACTTTTTGTCAATCTCATTAGGAGCATAATCTATCGGTCTGGCTCCATATTCCTCAATCATTTTCTTGGCAGTCAAAA
This window of the candidate division WOR-3 bacterium genome carries:
- a CDS encoding regulatory protein RecX, whose amino-acid sequence is MKKEKTEYTVTQLKESKNGRYYTLFLDKKNVGTFLKSTIRKFALEVGDKITEEELTKIIETDQVKRLQDYSLRLLSRRDYSENEFKEKLLKRGYPANVVEQVINNLKELDYLSDKNFIKNYVAHSLSFRKRGKVAIKQELLRKGVEEKAIDEYLLEVSEEVPARELVEKYLPKIKKQLEKKKEKNKITGNPKNYLKSRLKELLLRRGFTNRTIEKVLEEVTG
- the recA gene encoding recombinase RecA encodes the protein MKKENLKEKLKALQVALAQIEKSYGKGAIMRLGEKGVSVEVDVIPTGSLSLDIATGIGGVPRGRVVEIFGPEGSGKTTLALSIVAQAQKRGGLCAFIDTEHALDPSYAKDLGVELENLYVSQPDTGEQALEIAEILTRSGALDVFVIDSVAALVPRVEVEGEMGDAQIGVQARLMSQALRKLTGVIHKSQTCAIFTNQIRYKIGVGAFANPETTPGGLALKFYASLRLEIRRIGTIKKEEETIGNRTKVKVVKNKLAPPFKEAEFDILYGKGILREGEIIDLGVNLGIIQKSGAWFSYGETKLGQGREQAIEFLCRNPKISQELEDKIYELSLKEKKEDKNEKRED